One window of Lacerta agilis isolate rLacAgi1 chromosome 14, rLacAgi1.pri, whole genome shotgun sequence genomic DNA carries:
- the LOC117058751 gene encoding zinc finger and SCAN domain-containing protein 31-like codes for MEEQTRAGAEPGEGSGRSGRGTFPVQSGTPRDMSRWATPRQEGIPQRLEAQWQEYLKTVQYPSSGWGTPQLPDLASWDDLATFDRVVGACQWSREGISRLMPTLSAEAQQALSSLNARDRGDHGKVKAAALRGSSSVAEMQRQRFRQFCYREVEGPREACSRLRELCHCWLEPESRTKEQILELLILEQFLTVLPKEIQNRVRERGPETCAQAVALAEGFLLRQQESLQSEPQDSGSFRETAMNLSEGQRAVSDARQRHLAKEARQQDNGKTSLLGAKNANRAGGPFHQGAKEEGTRSTSGLIPRKEKSHICIDCGKCFARPSDLAKHENIHTGAKPFRCMECGTRFSQLSHLTRHQRIHTGEKPHMCTECGASFAQRASLVSHQRVHSGEQPYRCSHCQQCFSHQSALKVHERIHTGQKPYICLECGKRFVSSSTLKIHKRIHTGEKPFSCAECGKRFIQRSNLISHQRTHSGEKPFCCGVCGRRFSYPSDLTRHQKIHTGEKPFPCDECERRFTRFSDLLIHRRIHTGERPYRCLECGRRFRQKSALVTHQRIHTKEKAAEKSKPLVCTESQAKSKLKASETEEKVDVSDKEKKDVSRV; via the exons ATGGAGGAACAAACCCGAGCAGGTGCTGAGCCAGGAGAAGGATCTGGGAGATCAGGAAGAGGCACTTTTCCAGTCCAGTCTGGTACTCCCCGGGATATGTCCCGATGGGCAACGCCGCGGCAGGAAGGGATACCCCAGCGCTTGGAAGCCCAGTGGCAAGAGTACTTGAAAACAGTCCAGTATCCCTCTTCAGGGTGGGGAACGCCACAGCTGCCGGACTTGGCTTCGTGGGATGACTTGGCCACCTTTGACCGTGTGGTGGGTGCCTGCCAGTGGTCTAGAGAAGGGATTAGCCGCCTCATGCCCACTCTCAGCGCGGAAGCCCAGCAGGCCTTGAGCAGCCTGAATGCCAGAGACAGAGGGGACCACGGGAAGGTGAAAGCAGCTGCCCTGCGAGGCAGCTCCAGTGTTGCCGAGATGCAGCGCCAGCGCTTCCGCCAGTTCTGCTACCGGGAGGTGGAGGGGCCTCGCGAGGCCTGCAGTCGCTTACGGGAACTCTGCCATTGCTGGCTGGAACCGGAGAGCCGCAcgaaggagcagatcctggagctgctgatcctggagcagtttCTGACCGTGCTGCCAAAGGAAATCCAGAACCGGGTCCGAGAACGCGGACCCGAGACTTGtgcccaggcggtggccctggctgaAGGATTCCTTCTGAGGCAGCAGGAGAGTTTGCAGAGTGAACCACAG GACTCTGGTTCGTTCCGGGAGACAGCCATGAATCTCTCTGAAGGCCAGCGGGCTGTGTCTGATGCCAGACAGAGGCATCTTGCTAAGGAGGCCCGACAGCAGGATAATGGGAAGACCAGCTTATTAG GTGCCAAGAATGCAAACAGAGCTGGTGGTCCATTTCATCAAGGGGCCAAGGAAGAGGGAACACGTTCTACTTCCGGGCTGATTCCTAGGAAGGAGAAATCCCACATCTGTATCGACTGCGGCAAATGCTTTGCACGTCCATCTGACCTGGCTAAGCACGAGAACATCCACACCGGTGCAAAGCCCTTTCGCTGCATGGAGTGCGGAACGAGATTCAGCCAGCTGTCTCACCTGACCCGACACCAGAGGATTCACACGGGGGAAAAGCCACACATGTGCACCGAGTGTGGCGCATCCTTTGCCCAGCGGGCCTCTCTGGTTAGCCACCAAAGAGTCCACTCCGGGGAGCAGCCCTACCGCTGCTCTCACTGCCAGCAGTGCTTCAGCCACCAGTCGGCACTCAAGGTCCACGAACGCATCCACACGGGGCAGAAGCCCTACATCTGCCTGGAATGCGGGAAGAGGTTTGTTTCCTCCTCCACGCTGAAGATACACAAGaggatccacacgggagagaagccgttTTCCTGCGCGGAATGCGGGAAGCGGTTCATCCAGCGCTCCAACCTCATCTCTCACCAGCGAACGCATTCCGGAGAGAAGCCCTTTTGCTGCGGCGTCTGCGGGAGAAGGTTCAGCTACCCGTCGGACCTCACCAGGCACCAGAaaatccacacgggagagaagcccttcCCCTGCGACGAGTGCGAGAGGCGGTTCACCAGGTTCTCGGATCTTCTGATACACCGCAGGATCCACACCGGGGAGCGGCCCTACCGCTGCCTCGAGTGCGGGAGAAGGTTCCGGCAGAAGAGCGCTCTGGTGACGCATCAGAGGATCCACACAAAGGAGAAAGCGGCCGAGAAAAGCAAGCCTCTGGTATGCACAGAGTCGCAGGCAAAGAGCAAACTGAAAGCAAGCGAGACTGAAGAGAAGGTAGACGTTTcagataaagaaaagaaagatgtgtCAAGAGTTTAG